The proteins below are encoded in one region of Fulvia fulva chromosome 9, complete sequence:
- a CDS encoding Inner nuclear membrane protein SRC1: MDDQAYLEPDFDPNTLTVPRLRSILVAHNVNYPSSAKKSQLVELFTENVAAQARKLRNANARVKRTSMGIEDITTGRRGTGQGDSDEDIPPTPATGRSTRRTTRARTEEAIEVEPTHRATRHSTAPPEGITPRTSRSVSSKHRRTVEPVEEEPEEEPAQKRQSRTPRPAAVTPVVKRERADGSSPFSSDNVFQSGGGMGYTPSAQLRATETDRRRTTLGSTATARDLERRNRELRRRTEGVSAVKREQLDDTIVPTRRTFELPVSKVKQEEEIEPSEEFTAEEQLDLVQAQQSGELVPARRRTKRPGSSVKYGVGSVLSVLSLAVAGLWRQEKLQVGYCGVGSPSVEIGGVDIPPWLEPIRPQCEPCPAHAYCQELLQAECENGFVLTQHPLSLNGLVPIPPTCEPDSVRARKVKSVKQRAVEALRTQNAKYECGEAPAPEIKETALKAEISTKRRKGMSNEEFEDLWQSAIGEIVNADEITSNSDGQGNAQLRSFSLAALPLSCAVRRSLRETLRHYFWQLVAVLFVLSSGAYGRKRITSGNETESKAKQLASLALEKLSMQASLHAQDPDVYTENYISVAQLRDDVLRDEFSASRRTKLWEKVQKKVEGNANVRPMVREGRSGDVGRVWEWVGAVGYLESPEGGHSRRKSDRVSFAPVDMIEGGDVTDSSLMRSESKPKISKWEEGRGTYY, from the exons ATGGACGACCAAGCATATCTGGAGCCAGACTTCGATCCGAACACCTTGACAGTACCGCGACTGCGATCAATTCTGGTGGCGCATAATGTCAACTACCCATCATCGGCGAAGAAGAGTCAACTGGTCGAGCTGTTCACCGAGAATGTCGCTGCTCAGGCGCGGAAGCTGCGAAATGCAAACGCCCGCGTGAAGCGCACTAGCATGGGCATCGAAGACATCACTACAGGACGTAGAGGCACTGGCCAGGGCGATTCAGATGAGGACATTCCACCCACTCCGGCCACAGGACGCAGTACGCGACGTACCACCAGAGCGCGAACAGAAGAGGCGATCGAGGTCGAGCCAACACATCGAGCTACTAGGCATAGCACTGCGCCACCGGAAGGCATCACTCCCCGCACATCGCGCAGCGTTTCTAGCAAGCACAGGCGCACGGTGGAGCCAGTCGAGGAGGAACCTGAAGAGGAGCCGGCGCAGAAGAGACAGTCGCGAACACCAAGGCCTGCCGCAGTTACACCCGTCGTCAAGCGCGAACGTGCCGATGGCAGCAGTCCTTTCTCCAGCGACAATGTTTTCCAGTCGGGCGGCGGGATGGGCTACACTCCGAGCGCACAGCTTCGCGCAACAGAAACAGATCGCAGACGGACCACCCTCGGCAGCACAGCAACAGCGCGAGATCTGGAGCGCCGAAATCGTGAACTACGAAGACGGACAGAGGGAGTCAGTGCGGTCAAGAGGGAGCAGCTTGACGACACGATCGTGCCAACGCGCAGGACTTTTGAGCTGCCTGTCTCGAAGGTCAAACAAGAGGAAGAGATCGAGCCAAGTGAGGAATTTACAGCAGAGGAGCAACTCGATCTCGTACAAGCGCAACAGTCTGGTGAACTTGTTCCGGCTAGGCGCCGAACAAAGCGACCAGGCTCGAGCGTCAAGTATGGTGTTGGGTCCGTGTTGTCTGTGCTGTCACTTGCAGTCGCAGGACTGTGGCGGCAAGAAAAGCTCCAGGTTGGATACTGTGGTGTTGGCTCGCCATCCGTCGAGATTGGTGGAGTGGACATTCCTCCTTGGTTGGAGCCGATCCGCCCACAATGCGAGCCCTGCCCAGCTCACGCTTACTGCCAGGAGCTCCTGCAAGCCGAGTGTGAGAATGGCTTCGTGCTTACCCAACACCCACTTTCACTAAACGGACTCGTCCCGATCCCACCAACCTGTGAGCCCGACAGCGTCCGCGCCAGGAAGGTCAAGTCAGTCAAGCAGCGTGCTGTCGAAGCGCTGAGGACACAGAACGCGAAGTACGAATGTGGTGAAGCGCCAGCTCCGGAGATCAAGGAGACTGCGCTCAAGGCAGAAATCTCAACCAAGCGCCGCAAGGGCATGAGCAATGAAGAGTTCGAAGACCTGTGGCAATCAGCAATTGGCGAGATCGTCAACGCAGACGAAATCACCAGCAACTCAGACGG ACAAGGAAACGCCCAGCTCCGGTCATTCAGCCTCGCCGCACTCCCCCTCTCCTGCGCCGTCCGACGATCCCTCCGCGAGACTCTTAGACACTATTTTTGGCAACTTGTAGCCGTCCTCTTCGTCCTCTCCTCCGGCGCGTACGGCAGGAAGCGTATCACGAGTGGGAACGAGACGGAATCGAAGGCGAAGCAGCTTGCTAGCTTGGCGCTGGAGAAGTTATCGATGCAGGCTAGTCTGCATGCGCAAGATCCCGATGTATACACAGAGAACTATATCAGCGTCGCGCAGCTGAGAGACGATGTCCTGCGGGATGAGTTCAGCGCAAGCCGACGGACGAAGTTGTGGGAGAAAGTCCAGAAGAAGGTAGAAGGGAACGCGAATGTTCGACCGATGGTGAGGGAGGGCAGATCAGGCGATGTCGGACGCGTCTGGGAGTGGGTCGGCGCCGTGGGATATCTCGAGAGCCCCGAGGGCGGGCACAGTCGCAGAAAGAGCGATCGCGTCAGCTTTGCGCCGGTGGACATGATTGAGGGTGGAGACGTCACCGACAGCTCGTTGATGAGGAGCGAGAGCAAGCCGAAGATCTCGAAGTGGGAAGAGGGACGGGGGACGTACTACTGA
- a CDS encoding Zn(2)-C6 fungal-type transcription factor afumD, which yields MPENRERKSHIKSRLGCSQCKARRVKCDEIRPQCGNCRRRQESCSYKNPNPLSTASPDASGSEQINDHQASAQLHLKQLALMHHYATSTYKTIAMRTQDPAVYQLELPRLACQHSYLLDAMFSLTSCHLAYERPAEAAEYVADAVRYQARALETYRHKLETLSPEDCQGVFHASALFGVLALAFRSVDPESTRAIRPTETMTQLARLWRGTALVLRASQQLLPPETYNTSFQMPIWDMRSGSNDTSCQAQIYLDMLRSRARAGDLVRPSIPEETSEDPINHCEVYLEAIDLLQELFQANRLEHSRIVAWTIMVPAQYMELLTQGQPIALAIALVYSVVMEEMENFWWARPFRHQLVDQLVPVVSICDPQLAEMANWVVGWTKRLNELVPPAQEYDTVPLNDIGVDVPSLRLCRQEQGAVTQLEHLGLDKSMATLRAVKAGVLLQLDAAVEHMDCYSPPNSEERECSLSDLKT from the exons ATGCCAGAGAACAGGGAGAGAAAGTCACACATCAAGAGCAGGCTGGGCTGTTCTCAATGCAAAGCACGAAGAGTGAAG TGCGATGAGATTCGACCGCAATGTGGGAACT GCAGACGACGACAGGAATCATGCTCGTATAAGAACCCGAACCCTCTCTCAACCGCGTCACCGGACGCGAGTGGCTCAGAACAAATCAACGACCACCAGGCCAGCGCACAACTCCACTTAAAGCAATTGGCATTGATGCACCATTATGCAACCTCAACCTACAAGACGATTGCTATGCGGACGCAGGATCCAGCTGTCTACCAACTGGAGCTGCCAAGGCTTGCGTGCCAGCATAGCTACCTGCTCGATGCTATGTTCTCGCTGACGTCCTGTCATCTTGCGTATGAGAGACCTGCCGAAGCAGCGGAATATGTCGCCGATGCCGTTCGCTACCAAGCCCGCGCGCTAGAGACGTACCGTCACAAGCTGGAGACGCTGTCGCCGGAAGACTGTCAGGGAGTATTTCATGCCTCCGCCCTGTTCGGAGTGCTAGCATTGGCGTTTCGCAGTGTTGATCCAGAAAGTACGAGAGCCATTCGACCGACAGAGACCATGACCCAGCTAGCACGACTATGGCGCGGGACTGCCTTGGTCCTCAGAGCGTCTCAGCAGTTACTCCCGCCGGAGACTTACAACACATCATTCCAGATGCCTATATGGGATATGCGGAGTGGTAGCAACGATACATCCTGCCAAGCACAAATATATCTCGATATGCTTCGCTCACGAGCAAGGGCCGGAGACCTGGTACGGCCGAGTATTCCGGAGGAGACATCGGAGGATCCAATCAACCACTGTGAGGTCTACCTTGAAGCGATCGATTTGCTGCAAGAGTTGTTCCAAGCCAATCGACTTGAGCACTCCCGGATCGTCGCTTGGACGATCATGGTACCGGCACAGTACATGGAGCTATTGACACAGGGACAGCCCATCGCACTCGCCATCGCCCTTGTATACAGTGTTGTCATGGAAGAAATGGAGAACTTCTGGTGGGCACGTCCATTCCGACATCAGCTGGTCGATCAACTTGTGCCAGTCGTTTCGATCTGCGATCCTCAACTAGCAGAAATGGCCAATTGGGTGGTAGGCTGGACCAAGCGTCTCAATGAGCTGGTACCGCCCGCACAAGAATATGATACCG TGCCATTGAACGACATCGGGGTTGATGTACCATCATTGCGGCTTTGTCGCCAAGAGCAAGGGGCGGTGACACAACTGGAACATCTCGGCCTTGACAAGAGTATGGCAACGTTGAGAGCCGTCAAGGCTGGCGTACTGCTGCAACTCGACGCCGCGGTCGAGCATATGGACTGCTATTCGCCTCCGAACAGCGAGGAGAGGGAGTGCTCACTAAGTGACTTGAAGACATAG
- a CDS encoding putative phospholipase, mitochondrial, with amino-acid sequence MAGPIDDHRSYMSKLNPWSRSPSIPVSKGKDGEPPVAPFQEQKGADHTISRKHRLSLRHYPKDCPRLRPQWFHAVDVPKRRPNPAGETKEEKPAGIPKKYVAFSTRDSKAIEAAFQKLLESEDVEEKSKLEQQRGHGQQTNHGGKGSDARHQPQPKVPVNEDYLFDVNVENRELAPAYWLGPVYDVRRGIWFYQDGSVQRPCDESLAAQLEEGYLKVKAWRLPTAQAAQAKARSASQPRARPASWAPGQDENPPAPQTVSAKQSSADLRKAAEKQAQQQTQAPQGEVTSQSQPENTYRLFGAHMSSVVTYQDATTAWLMTDDFLSRLSGPLYSRFAGGGHFAGTKLTRGFALPTKKAEDKGPESKSTAEKPAEEQGEDLDESKAERPSLSETKRETLKRQMSSLLESGTNEDKEQQDEEVRKRDEREIEDDYRDTEEDDQGRDIEHLMLVTHGIGQRLGLRLESVNFVHDVNTLRKTLKAVYADSPDLRALNAELDDSEAVNSRVQVLPICWRHLLDFPKQSLRHNRREHDLGDTDVDDEDYPSLEDITVEGVPAVRNLITDLALDILLYDSPAYKDHISGIVLREINRIYHLFMDRNPNFNGKISFIGHSLGSAIMFDILCRQDQPAKIRRSGQSMNLDFPVEDFYALGSPIGLFQMLGGRTIAARATPESRARAGSSVGSMDDPMLGTPSTRKQKDLHPVHVQGENPVSRPKCAQIFNIFHPTDPISYRVEPLISSSMATLKPQPLPYTKRGIFGAPVGQGFTGIGARVGQSVSSMWSSVASSLLTRGLGYANEPSRLPGGGGASRSTAPLSLGGASSAAGTSVAGGVAGAVAPLPAEGTEIAKVGEEKRTNMAADAQVASEKRLHPPTLIDNEIETLSGDFEKRRQSFQSDAETRDLGGTVRGTEEWLEAEKRGKMLRKEEEKVRMLNSNGRVDYAIQEGAFDINLIAAIASHLSYWSDEDVSHFMISQLLSRHRIVRPRAESGGKTNIKQ; translated from the exons ATGGCAGGCCCAATCGACGATCATAGGTCTTACATGAGCAAATTGAATCCGTGGAGCAGGAGTCCTAGCATACCAGTGAGCAAAGGGAAAGATGGAGAGCCTCCTGTAGCACCATTCCAAGAGCAAAAAGGAGCGGATCATACCATAAGCCGCAAGCATAGGCTAAGTTTGCGGCATTACCCAAAGGACTGCCCGCGCCTACGGCCGCAGTGGTTTCATGCTGTTGATGTTCCAAAGAGGCGGCCAAATCCAGCAG GTGAGACCAAAGAAGAGAAGCCGGCTGGCATACCAAAGAAGTACGTCGCATTTTCCACACGAGACTCCAAGGCGATCGAAGCTGCCTTCCAAAAGCTGTTGGAAAGTGAGGATGTCGAAGAAAAGTCGAAGCTCGAACAGCAGCGTGGGCACGGCCAACAGACGAATCATGGGGGTAAAGGTAGCGATGCGCGACATCAGCCACAACCTAAAGTCCCTGTGAACGAGGACTATCTGTTCGACGTAAACGTCGAGAATCGCGAACTTGCCCCAGCATATTGGCTCGGTCCTGTCTATGATGTTCGACGTGGCATATGGTTCTATCAGGACGGCAGCGTCCAAAGGCCCTGCGATGAGAGCTTAGCGGCACAGCTTGAAGAAGGGTACTTGAAGGTGAAGGCTTGGCGGCTGCCAACTGCTCAAGCAGCACAAGCCAAAGCACGTTCTGCTTCACAGCCACGCGCTCGGCCAGCATCCTGGGCACCGGGGCAGGATGAGAACCCACCTGCACCACAAACTGTCTCCGCAAAGCAATCAAGTGCTGACCTAAGGAAGGCTGCTGAGAAACAGGCGCAGCAGCAGACGCAGGCGCCTCAGGGTGAGGTAACCTCTCAAAGTCAGCCCGAGAACACGTATCGCTTGTTTGGTGCGCATATGAGCTCAGTCGTTACCTACCAGGATGCGACGACCGCGTGGCTGATGACCGACGACTTCTTGTCGAGACTCAGCGGGCCGCTCTACTCCCGTTTTGCCGGGGGCGGGCACTTCGCAGGAACGAAGCTGACTCGAGGGTTTGCCCTCCCCACCAAAAAGGCAGAGGATAAGGGACCGGAAAGCAAGAGCACTGCTGAAAAGCCAGCCGAAGAACAGGGAGAGGATCTCGACGAAAGCAAAGCCGAGCGGCCAAGTCTATCAGAGACCAAGCGGGAAACTCTGAAGCGCCAGATGTCCTCGCTGTTAGAAAGCGGCACGAATGAAGACAAGGAGCAGCAAGACGAAGAAGTTCGAAAACGAG ACGAGCGGGAGATCGAGGACGACTATCGAGATACAGAGGAAGATGACCAAGGCCGTGACATCGAGCACCTCATGTTGGTTACACATGGCATCGGTCAGCGGCTTGGATTACGCTTGGAAAGTGTTAATTTTGTACACGACGTCAACACACTTCGAAAAACACTAAAGGCTGTATATGCCGACTCGCCGGATCTACGTGCCCTCAACGCTGAGCTGGACGACTCCGAAGCAGTGAATAGCCGCGTTCAGGTCCTCCCGATTTGCTGGCGACATCTACTGGACTTTCCCAAACAGAGTTTGCGGCACAATCGCAGAGAACACGATCTGGGGGATACTGATGTTGACGACGAAGACTATCCAAGTCTTGAAGACATCACTGTCGAAG GTGTGCCTGCGGTTCGCAATCTGATCACCGACCTTGCGCTAGATATCCTCTTGTATGACTCGCCAGCATACAAGGACCACATCTCGGGTATCGTGCTGCGAGAGATCAACAGGATATATCACCTCTTCATGGACCGGAATCCAAATTTCAATGGAAAGATCAGCTTCATTGGACACTCCCTGGGGTCTGCAATAATGTTTGACATATTGTGTCGGCAGGATCAGCCAGCGAAGATCCGACGATCAGGTCAATCTATGAACCTTGACTTCCCTGTCGAGGATTTCTATGCTCTTGGCTCACCTATCGGGCTTTTCCAAATGTTGGGTG GTCGCACCATTGCAGCGAGAGCCACACCTGAAAGCCGCGCCCGTGCTGGGAGCTCTGTAGGCAGCATGGACGATCCTATGCTAGGAACACCTTCTACGAGAAAGCAGAAGGATCTACATCCTGTCCATGTCCAAGGCGAGAATCCAGTCTCGCGGCCAAAATGCGCTCAGATATTCAACATCTTCCATCCTACGGACCCGATATCGTATCGAGTCGAGCCGTTAATCTCATCTTCAATGGCCACACTAAAGCCGCAGCCGCTTCCCTACACTAAGCGCGGCATATTTGGCGCGCCTGTCGGGCAGGGTTTTACCGGAATCGGTGCACGTGTCGGCCAGAGTGTTAGCAGCATGTGGTCGAGCGTAGCATCAAGCCTACTCACCCGCGGCTTGGGATATGCCAATGAGCCCTCGAGGCTTCCAGGAGGCGGTGGCGCCAGCAGGAGCACAGCACCCTTATCTTTAGGTGGAGCCTCTTCCGCCGCTGGTACCAGTGTTGCAGGCGGAGTCGCCGGTGCAGTCGCACCGCTACCAGCAGAAGGTACGGAGATCGCCAAAGTTGGCGAAGAGAAGAGGACCAACATGGCCGCCGATGCTCAAGTCGCAAGCGAGAAGAGACTGCACCCACCGACCCTCATTGATAATGAAATCGAGACTCTTTCTGGTGATTTTGAGAAGAGGAGACAGTCTTTCCAGAGCGATGCGGAGACTCGAGATCTTGGTGGGACTGTCAGAGGCACAGAAGAGTGGCTTGAAGCTGAGAAGCGTGGGAAGATGCTCAGGAAGGAAGAAGAGAAGGTGCGAATGTTGAACAGCAACGGCCGTGTCGACTATGCAATTCAGGAAGGCGCCTTCGACATCAACCTGATCGCCGCCATCGCGAGTCACCTTTCGTACTGGAGCGATGAAGATGTCAGCCACTTCATGATATCACAATTGCTGAGTCGACATCGCATTGTGAGACCTAGAGCGGAGTCTGGCGGCAAGACGAACATCAAACAATAA
- a CDS encoding Acyl-coenzyme A thioesterase 13 yields the protein MLSQGVHAVPDSDLTSIMSKTQEHQHIEHLVETKLPTSPIYKFLLTPVNITSATKGHVVARLPLSEDHLNSQQSLHGSVTATIVDWMGGMAISSYDLRAGSGVSIDIHVTYQSGAKAGEEIEIEGIAERVGGSLAFTKINIFKVEDGKRGKVVATGTHTKFVKGSEPKKV from the exons ATGCTGTCTCAAGGCGTCCATGCGGTACCAGACAGTGATTTG ACCTCCATCATGTCCAAGACACAAGAGCACCAACACATCGAACATCTCGTAGAGACAAAACTCCCAACCAGCCCAATCTACAAATTCCTCCTCACACCAGTCAACATCACCAGCGCGACGAAAGGTCATGTGGTAGCACGTCTTCCGCTCAGCGAAGACCATCTTAACAGCCAGCAGAGTCTGCATGGCTCGGTCACCGCTACAATTGTAGACTGGATGGGTGGCATGGCTATTTCCTCGTACGACCTCCGCGCAGGCAGTGGTGTCAGCATAGACATCCATGTCACATACCAATCTGGCGCCAAAGCCGGCGAAGAGATCGAGATTGAAGGCATCGCCGAACGTGTCGGTGGTTCGCTTGCCTTCACGAAGATCAACATCTTCAAGGTTGAGGATGGAAAGAGAGGCAAGGTGGTGGCGACTGGCACGCACACCAAATTCGTGAAGGGCTCAGAGCCAAAGAAGGTTTAA